From Candidatus Binataceae bacterium, the proteins below share one genomic window:
- a CDS encoding transposase: MKRARFSEEQIIGVLKEAEAGAKVSE; this comes from the coding sequence ATGAAGCGAGCGCGGTTTAGCGAGGAGCAGATCATCGGCGTTTTGAAGGAGGCGGAGGCCGGGGCCAAGGTCAGCGAA
- a CDS encoding MFS transporter: MSRADLHELHAYRGIVATLFLILLVNSEAYWFTYSWMPSYLRLTRGLSPAAGGSLMIRMQCGGVFGYAMFGWLADRFGRRPVVSLFGLLMAVGVLPTTILWTWARGMSGLLSASMVVAGVGTGLWAGVGPMVSEMLPTRVRNSALGLLLNTTRGVQFFTPLLITWLSMIGFAPTLALGALFSAAGAALVWMLPETRGRSITQMHTRTAVGPT, encoded by the coding sequence ATGAGTCGCGCGGACCTGCATGAGCTGCACGCCTATCGCGGCATTGTGGCGACGCTCTTCCTGATCCTGCTGGTCAATTCCGAAGCCTACTGGTTCACCTATAGCTGGATGCCCTCGTATCTGCGGCTCACGCGCGGTTTAAGTCCCGCGGCCGGCGGGTCGCTCATGATCCGGATGCAATGCGGCGGGGTTTTCGGCTACGCCATGTTCGGCTGGCTCGCCGATCGCTTCGGGCGGCGTCCGGTCGTGAGCCTCTTCGGCCTCCTGATGGCGGTGGGCGTATTGCCGACGACGATTCTGTGGACCTGGGCGCGCGGGATGAGCGGCCTGCTCAGCGCGTCGATGGTCGTCGCCGGCGTTGGCACCGGACTGTGGGCCGGTGTCGGCCCGATGGTCTCCGAGATGCTGCCGACGCGGGTGCGCAACAGCGCGCTCGGCCTGCTGCTCAACACCACGCGGGGCGTTCAATTTTTCACGCCGCTGCTGATCACGTGGCTCAGCATGATAGGGTTCGCGCCGACCCTCGCGCTCGGCGCGCTCTTTTCGGCAGCCGGCGCTGCGCTGGTCTGGATGCTGCCCGAGACGCGCGGCCGCTCGATCACTCAGATGCATACCCGCACCGCGGTTGGCCCTACGTAA